One Methylophilus sp. TWE2 DNA segment encodes these proteins:
- the bioD gene encoding dethiobiotin synthase, with translation MHALPRHFFVTGTDTGVGKTTVTVRLMQQLVAQGLTVIGMKPVASGCEWLEGRWQNEDVCQLTAASNVKAPPELINPYCFEPAIAPHIAAAQAGVAIDLNIIQEAYTQLTTLADVVIVEGAGGLLVPLNSSQTMADLIQALDIPALMVVGMRLGCINHALLTAQVLKQRGIDFCGWVANSIDPQMSMPQENLLTLIESLQQPPVLQVPFQESSP, from the coding sequence ATGCATGCGTTGCCACGTCATTTTTTTGTGACCGGGACTGATACTGGTGTGGGCAAAACCACAGTTACTGTTCGCCTGATGCAACAACTGGTGGCACAAGGCCTCACTGTCATTGGCATGAAGCCGGTTGCTTCCGGCTGTGAATGGTTAGAGGGTCGCTGGCAAAATGAAGATGTTTGCCAGCTCACCGCCGCTTCCAATGTGAAGGCGCCGCCAGAGTTGATCAACCCCTATTGTTTTGAGCCAGCGATTGCACCGCATATCGCTGCGGCACAAGCAGGCGTCGCCATTGACCTGAACATCATTCAGGAGGCTTATACGCAACTAACCACCCTGGCCGATGTGGTCATTGTCGAAGGGGCTGGCGGCTTGCTGGTACCGCTGAACAGCAGCCAAACCATGGCTGACCTGATCCAGGCGCTGGATATTCCTGCGCTGATGGTCGTCGGCATGCGTTTGGGCTGTATCAATCATGCCTTACTGACGGCGCAAGTATTGAAGCAGCGCGGCATCGATTTTTGCGGCTGGGTGGCGAACAGTATTGATCCGCAGATGTCTATGCCACAAGAAAACTTGCTGACTTTAATAGAGAGCCTGCAGCAACCTCCCGTGTTGCAAGTCCCTTTTCAGGAATCCTCGCCTTAA
- a CDS encoding rhomboid family intramembrane serine protease, which yields MESSLLTRTALRASVPPVTKSLIALNVLVFVVMLFGGAGFWHSPNTVQLTWGANFAPATADGQWWRLVSAMFLHFGALHLGMNMLALWDGGKLVERMFGAARFIVIYLISGVGGNLLSLVVQGNDAVSGGASGAIFGIYGALLVYVWFARRQMQAQEFRWLFWGALLFSALTIVMGYIIPGIDNSAHIGGFVTGIVMATLLLPSGILPSRQLSITQWSAGVAWLVALFVLLTHLPTPKYRWQEEVAIQKQVQKLNQVDHKAQQKWRQIMLEGREGSLSFDDMASKIDTEVATPYEESFEKLSNLADDPKLPSAALLEQAKAYALKRSEASKAAADQLRNMPFTPGRPAQ from the coding sequence ATGGAATCTTCGCTCCTTACCCGCACAGCGTTGCGTGCCTCGGTGCCACCTGTCACCAAAAGCCTGATCGCATTGAATGTGCTGGTGTTTGTGGTGATGTTGTTCGGCGGCGCCGGTTTCTGGCATTCGCCGAATACGGTTCAACTGACCTGGGGTGCCAATTTTGCCCCGGCCACGGCAGATGGGCAATGGTGGCGGCTGGTATCTGCCATGTTCTTGCATTTTGGTGCCTTGCATCTGGGCATGAATATGCTGGCCTTATGGGATGGCGGCAAACTGGTCGAGCGCATGTTTGGCGCAGCGCGTTTTATTGTGATTTACCTGATCAGTGGCGTAGGCGGCAATCTCTTGTCCTTGGTCGTACAGGGCAATGATGCGGTGTCTGGCGGCGCATCCGGTGCTATTTTTGGCATTTATGGTGCGCTATTGGTGTATGTCTGGTTCGCCAGACGACAGATGCAGGCACAAGAGTTCCGTTGGTTGTTCTGGGGCGCGCTGCTGTTTTCTGCACTCACGATCGTCATGGGCTATATCATTCCCGGCATTGATAACTCAGCCCATATTGGTGGATTTGTCACGGGCATTGTGATGGCAACACTTCTCTTGCCATCTGGCATCTTGCCGAGCAGGCAATTAAGCATCACGCAATGGTCAGCCGGTGTAGCCTGGCTCGTCGCGTTGTTTGTATTACTCACTCACTTACCAACCCCCAAATATCGCTGGCAGGAAGAGGTGGCGATACAAAAACAAGTGCAAAAACTCAACCAGGTGGATCATAAAGCCCAGCAAAAATGGCGGCAGATTATGCTGGAGGGGCGTGAGGGCAGCCTGAGTTTTGATGATATGGCGTCAAAAATTGATACTGAGGTCGCCACACCTTACGAAGAGAGTTTTGAAAAGTTATCAAACTTAGCGGATGACCCCAAGCTACCTTCTGCGGCTTTGCTTGAGCAAGCCAAGGCCTATGCGTTAAAACGCAGCGAAGCTAGCAAAGCCGCGGCTGACCAATTGCGTAATATGCCGTTCACGCCGGGCCGTCCGGCACAGTGA